The Catenuloplanes niger genome includes a window with the following:
- a CDS encoding patatin-like phospholipase family protein produces the protein MVNGPVAFVLGGGGVLGAVEVGMLRALFRAGFTPDLVVGTSIGAVNGALVAADPTESVTDRLVRLWASPEAGEVYGDSLARQLRRFAARTHLHSPTPLRRLLERELGEQTTFEELRVPFRCCAASIERAAEHWFTTGPLVRAVLASASVPGLLPPSEIDGEHYVDGGIVNSIPVDEAVRCGAKLIFVLQVGRIERALVAPRRPWEVAQVAFEIARRHRFAREMASLPDDVAVHVLPTGGGEPRDDSPWAYRDMAAAGRRISRAYTASRRYLQANVKTE, from the coding sequence ATGGTCAACGGCCCGGTCGCGTTCGTGCTAGGCGGTGGCGGCGTGCTCGGCGCCGTCGAGGTGGGCATGCTGCGTGCCCTGTTCCGCGCCGGGTTCACGCCCGACCTGGTGGTGGGCACGTCGATCGGCGCGGTCAACGGCGCGCTGGTCGCGGCCGACCCCACCGAGTCGGTCACCGACCGGCTGGTCCGGCTCTGGGCGTCGCCGGAGGCCGGCGAGGTCTACGGCGACTCGCTCGCCCGGCAGCTGCGCCGGTTCGCGGCCCGCACCCACCTGCACTCGCCGACGCCGCTGCGCCGGCTGCTGGAGCGCGAGCTCGGCGAGCAGACCACGTTCGAGGAGCTGCGGGTGCCGTTCCGGTGCTGCGCGGCCAGCATCGAACGGGCCGCGGAGCACTGGTTCACCACGGGGCCGCTGGTCCGCGCGGTGCTCGCGTCCGCGTCCGTGCCCGGCCTGCTGCCGCCGTCCGAGATCGACGGCGAGCACTACGTGGACGGCGGCATCGTCAACTCGATCCCGGTCGACGAGGCGGTGCGCTGCGGTGCAAAGCTCATCTTCGTGCTGCAGGTGGGCCGGATCGAGCGGGCGCTGGTCGCGCCGCGCCGCCCGTGGGAGGTGGCGCAGGTGGCGTTCGAGATCGCCCGGCGGCACCGGTTCGCGCGCGAGATGGCGTCGCTGCCCGACGACGTGGCGGTGCACGTGCTGCCCACCGGGGGCGGCGAGCCGCGGGACGACAGCCCCTGGGCATACCGCGACATGGCCGCGGCCGGCCGCCGGATCAGCCGTGCCTACACCGCGTCCCGCCGTTACCTGCAGGCCAACGTGAAGACGGAGTAG
- a CDS encoding 1-acyl-sn-glycerol-3-phosphate acyltransferase, whose amino-acid sequence MPLPPRWLRRLVLGPAMVALAAVLLMGLPILLLVPLLLAPVLPGRLRLLRVVWVGVVYVVWDAAALLVLLALWLASGFGWRKRSPAFQRAHYVVTGAFLNTLFRLCRAALNVDIEIVGTNPDVALPGRPEIVVCRHAGPGDSFILIHSLVNRFDREPRIVLKNTLQWDPAIDVLLNRLPTRFIAPGRTPGEDIEKQIFDVTVGLDPNDALVIFPEGGNFTPKRRVKAINRLRSLGLERMARRAENMRHVLAPKPGGLNAAIDAAPDAGVIFVAHTGLDKMLTVGDVWRELPTDKTIMMSFWSVPPEEIPAGEQERIEWLFDWWKRIDDWIEAHQPQPARPMRARRRER is encoded by the coding sequence ATGCCGTTACCCCCACGGTGGTTGCGCAGGCTCGTGCTCGGCCCGGCGATGGTGGCGCTCGCCGCCGTACTGCTGATGGGCCTGCCGATTCTGCTCCTGGTGCCGCTGCTGCTGGCACCGGTCCTGCCCGGCCGGCTGCGGCTGCTGCGCGTGGTCTGGGTCGGCGTCGTCTACGTGGTCTGGGACGCCGCCGCGCTGCTCGTGCTGCTCGCGCTGTGGCTCGCGTCCGGCTTCGGCTGGCGGAAGCGGTCGCCGGCGTTCCAGCGCGCCCACTACGTGGTCACCGGCGCGTTCCTCAACACGCTGTTCCGGCTCTGCCGCGCCGCGCTCAATGTGGACATCGAGATCGTCGGTACGAACCCGGACGTGGCACTGCCCGGCCGCCCGGAGATCGTGGTCTGCCGGCACGCCGGCCCCGGCGACTCGTTCATCCTGATCCACTCGCTGGTCAACCGGTTCGACCGCGAGCCGCGGATCGTCCTCAAGAACACGCTGCAGTGGGACCCGGCGATCGACGTGCTGCTCAACCGGCTGCCGACCCGGTTCATCGCACCCGGCCGCACGCCCGGCGAGGACATCGAGAAACAGATCTTCGACGTCACGGTCGGCCTCGACCCGAACGACGCACTGGTGATCTTCCCGGAGGGCGGCAACTTCACGCCGAAGCGCCGGGTCAAGGCGATCAACCGGCTCCGCTCACTCGGCCTGGAACGGATGGCCCGGCGCGCGGAGAACATGCGGCACGTGCTCGCACCCAAACCCGGCGGGCTGAACGCGGCGATCGACGCGGCACCGGACGCCGGCGTGATCTTCGTGGCGCACACCGGGCTGGACAAGATGCTCACGGTCGGCGACGTGTGGCGGGAGCTGCCGACGGACAAGACCATCATGATGAGCTTCTGGTCCGTACCGCCGGAGGAGATCCCCGCCGGCGAGCAGGAACGCATCGAGTGGCTCTTCGACTGGTGGAAGCGCATCGACGACTGGATCGAGGCACATCAGCCACAGCCCGCGCGGCCGATGCGGGCGAGGCGCCGCGAGCGGTAG
- the cutA gene encoding divalent-cation tolerance protein CutA, with amino-acid sequence MEQTHLVTTTVDARPAADSLATSAVQARLAACAQVGGPVTSTYWWEGAVETASEWVVQLKTTTDRLDDLIEHLRAVHPYQVPEIVAVPVGAGNPDYLSWVHASIHD; translated from the coding sequence GTGGAGCAGACTCATCTGGTGACCACCACGGTGGACGCCCGCCCGGCCGCCGACTCACTCGCCACCTCCGCCGTCCAGGCCCGCCTGGCCGCGTGCGCGCAGGTCGGCGGGCCGGTCACCAGCACCTACTGGTGGGAGGGTGCGGTCGAGACCGCCTCCGAGTGGGTGGTGCAGCTCAAGACCACCACGGACCGGCTCGACGACCTGATCGAGCACCTGCGCGCGGTCCATCCGTACCAGGTGCCGGAGATCGTCGCGGTCCCGGTCGGCGCCGGCAACCCCGACTATCTCTCCTGGGTGCACGCCTCGATCCACGACTAG
- a CDS encoding SCO7613 C-terminal domain-containing membrane protein → MQPDVNATLAPEYPCPWCGVTATLERGCPGCGRAPNPVAAEVIGLDGRIAALVPLVETARQELEAARRVYDERATGLRGLQQRRNGLLAQIHAERVAVPPPVPAPGPLPGPVPDLVPAARPEATTRTVQNVLFILGGLLLGTAAIVFTTIAWATFGPAGRAAILATVTALALAAPPVALRRNLRATAETFAALGMLLILLDGYAVWYVNLLGVTAMDPARYAGVVALLAAAIAAGYGWATGLTGPRLAALLLVQPVLSLLLSRSGPYLTALVLAGTAAIDLVAARFPLPVRAAARSTDPAVRTGLRGLAWLLFGGWLFAAFAASLLALIADERVPGYVAPTALLLTGLLLVAASVVARRPRFQAVASGVLVVLVAIASVRPVVEYGDRFSLVTATAVLVVIALAVRAVLPRLPAAVRPGPRAGALTVLCGTYAVLAIAAASGLLVMIARAAERDRLDTIADWQFPFALAVLPLAIAPLLPLYTPKAVAPAPVGAAPGPVAAPGPVAAPGSVAAGPVGVAGPVGAAPLAAGSAAEPAAVPGGMRHRGGGWRGWHDPVIVAVTLGVLSLPLGFGMPVELTAALDLAAGAVLLLTAAPARFARSVLVRALAGAGSVVLALTFTAGRPDAFAVLLPLAVVLGVAVPLLAYGRNPLLGRLTLGVALTGVPFAAIAVLAGALPRSGWEGPGAARLFFAAAAAVLLAVAAVRRRWPAYLGAAGVATGLVMLLAGLPLDPGGDPRVLYAAGALLLTALAAHARPLLADSPDPASPDPGPDSSPPPVPWSPPAAPGAPVTAPGAAVTAPWSPAARGRTLLALAGAPLAVAVLLGVANAIYTVVLAPYAWFDRGWSTAPTGVGLSPDPITLPVWSEAVAVALLIPVVWLAVRVADRSRTRRATLGAAAVTAAAILVGLAAAGAPWPAVPAAGLTFGLAALLVAAWVPRTAALLVPVGLVLKGAALAGASPRPATTLAAVGLSLIAGVVIGATGRGLRARLSGWLGAVLAAIALAGTTGAAADLPLRTTALIILGVAVAALTLGALLRRARPGEAGPVEVAAHATAVVAFLLVIGVDLRYAAAVALLWSIAVGVRAIFGPWRWPLGLTAAGWLLLAWWLLLGAVRIGVWEAYTLPAALVAAVVGVLAARRWPALSSWRAYAVGVTAALLPSLAAVLLGDASWQRRLLLGAGAIVLVVAGAIRRRQSPVVLGGGTLLLLSVTEVARVWDLLPRWLPFAVGGVVLVTLAITYERRRRDLARLRAAVGRMN, encoded by the coding sequence GTGCAGCCTGACGTGAACGCCACCCTCGCGCCTGAGTACCCGTGCCCCTGGTGCGGCGTGACCGCCACGCTGGAGCGTGGCTGCCCCGGCTGCGGCCGCGCGCCGAACCCGGTCGCGGCCGAGGTGATCGGGCTGGACGGGCGGATCGCCGCGCTGGTGCCGCTGGTCGAGACCGCGCGCCAGGAGCTGGAGGCGGCCCGGCGGGTCTACGACGAGCGGGCGACCGGTCTGCGCGGGCTGCAACAGCGGCGCAACGGGTTGCTGGCCCAGATCCACGCCGAGCGGGTCGCCGTCCCACCGCCGGTCCCGGCACCCGGCCCACTGCCGGGCCCGGTGCCGGATCTGGTGCCCGCGGCCCGGCCGGAGGCCACCACCCGGACCGTCCAGAACGTGCTGTTCATCCTCGGCGGACTGCTGCTCGGCACCGCCGCGATCGTCTTCACCACGATCGCCTGGGCCACGTTCGGGCCGGCCGGCCGCGCCGCGATCCTGGCCACCGTCACCGCGCTCGCGCTGGCCGCGCCGCCGGTCGCGCTGCGCCGCAACCTGCGGGCGACCGCGGAGACGTTCGCCGCGCTCGGCATGCTGCTGATCCTGCTCGACGGCTACGCCGTCTGGTACGTGAACCTGCTCGGCGTCACCGCCATGGACCCCGCGCGGTACGCGGGCGTGGTCGCGCTGCTCGCCGCCGCGATCGCGGCCGGCTACGGCTGGGCCACCGGACTCACCGGCCCCCGGCTGGCCGCGCTGCTGCTCGTCCAGCCCGTGCTGTCGCTGCTGCTCAGCCGCTCCGGCCCGTACCTGACCGCGCTCGTACTGGCCGGCACGGCCGCGATCGACCTGGTCGCGGCCCGCTTCCCGCTCCCGGTCCGCGCCGCCGCGCGGTCCACCGATCCGGCGGTACGGACCGGACTGCGCGGCCTCGCCTGGCTGCTCTTCGGCGGCTGGCTGTTCGCCGCGTTCGCCGCCTCGCTGCTGGCGCTGATCGCGGACGAGCGGGTCCCCGGGTACGTCGCGCCGACCGCACTGCTGCTCACCGGCCTGCTGCTGGTCGCGGCCTCGGTCGTGGCCCGCCGCCCGCGGTTCCAGGCGGTGGCGTCCGGCGTCCTCGTGGTGCTGGTCGCGATCGCGTCGGTGCGGCCGGTGGTCGAGTACGGCGACCGGTTCTCGCTGGTCACGGCGACCGCGGTGCTGGTGGTGATCGCGCTGGCGGTGCGCGCGGTGCTGCCCCGGCTCCCGGCGGCGGTCCGGCCGGGCCCGCGCGCCGGCGCGCTGACCGTGCTGTGCGGCACGTACGCGGTGCTGGCGATCGCGGCCGCGAGCGGCCTGCTCGTCATGATCGCCCGGGCGGCGGAGCGGGACCGGCTGGACACGATCGCGGACTGGCAGTTCCCGTTCGCGCTGGCCGTCCTGCCGCTGGCGATCGCACCGCTGCTGCCGCTGTACACCCCGAAGGCGGTCGCCCCCGCACCGGTCGGCGCCGCGCCCGGCCCGGTGGCCGCGCCCGGCCCGGTGGCCGCGCCCGGTTCGGTGGCCGCTGGCCCGGTGGGCGTGGCCGGCCCGGTTGGCGCTGCTCCGCTCGCCGCGGGGTCTGCCGCGGAACCAGCCGCGGTGCCCGGCGGGATGCGGCACCGGGGTGGCGGATGGCGCGGCTGGCACGACCCGGTGATCGTCGCGGTGACGCTCGGGGTGCTGTCGCTGCCGCTCGGCTTCGGCATGCCGGTGGAGCTGACCGCCGCGCTCGACCTGGCCGCCGGCGCGGTCTTGCTGCTCACCGCCGCACCGGCCCGGTTCGCGCGGTCCGTGCTGGTCCGCGCGCTGGCCGGTGCGGGTTCCGTGGTGCTCGCGCTGACGTTCACGGCCGGGCGGCCGGACGCGTTCGCGGTGCTGCTGCCGCTGGCCGTGGTGCTCGGCGTGGCGGTCCCGTTGCTCGCGTACGGCCGGAACCCGCTCCTCGGCCGCCTGACGCTGGGCGTGGCGCTGACCGGCGTGCCGTTCGCCGCGATCGCGGTGCTGGCCGGCGCGCTTCCCCGGTCCGGCTGGGAGGGGCCCGGCGCGGCCCGGCTGTTCTTCGCCGCGGCCGCGGCGGTGCTGCTCGCGGTGGCCGCGGTCCGTCGCCGGTGGCCGGCCTACCTGGGCGCGGCCGGCGTGGCCACCGGCCTGGTGATGCTGCTCGCCGGCCTGCCGCTCGACCCCGGCGGCGACCCGCGCGTGCTCTACGCGGCCGGTGCGCTGCTGCTGACCGCCCTCGCGGCCCACGCCCGCCCGCTCCTCGCCGACTCCCCGGACCCCGCGTCACCGGACCCCGGACCCGATTCCTCCCCGCCGCCGGTGCCGTGGTCACCCCCGGCGGCGCCGGGGGCACCTGTGACGGCGCCGGGGGCAGCCGTGACGGCGCCGTGGTCGCCCGCGGCCCGGGGCCGGACGCTGCTGGCGCTGGCCGGCGCCCCGCTCGCCGTCGCCGTGCTGCTCGGCGTCGCGAACGCGATCTACACGGTCGTCCTCGCGCCCTACGCCTGGTTCGACCGCGGCTGGTCCACCGCGCCCACCGGCGTGGGCCTCTCGCCGGATCCGATCACGCTGCCGGTGTGGAGCGAGGCCGTCGCCGTCGCGCTGCTGATCCCGGTGGTGTGGCTGGCCGTGCGGGTCGCCGACCGCTCCCGCACCCGCCGGGCCACGCTCGGCGCCGCCGCGGTCACCGCGGCCGCGATCCTGGTCGGACTGGCCGCCGCCGGTGCCCCGTGGCCGGCGGTCCCGGCCGCCGGTCTCACGTTCGGGCTGGCCGCGCTGCTCGTCGCCGCGTGGGTGCCGCGGACCGCGGCGCTGCTCGTACCCGTCGGGCTGGTGTTGAAGGGCGCGGCGCTGGCGGGCGCGTCGCCCCGGCCGGCCACCACGCTGGCCGCGGTGGGCCTGTCGCTGATCGCCGGCGTGGTGATCGGCGCGACCGGTCGCGGGCTGCGCGCCCGGCTGAGCGGCTGGCTGGGTGCGGTGCTGGCCGCGATCGCGCTGGCCGGCACGACCGGCGCCGCGGCCGACCTGCCGCTGCGGACGACCGCGCTGATCATCCTCGGCGTCGCGGTGGCCGCACTGACGCTGGGCGCGCTGCTGCGCCGCGCCCGCCCGGGCGAGGCCGGCCCGGTCGAGGTGGCCGCGCACGCCACCGCCGTCGTCGCGTTCCTGCTGGTCATCGGCGTGGACCTGCGGTACGCCGCGGCCGTCGCGCTGCTCTGGAGCATCGCGGTCGGGGTGCGGGCGATCTTCGGTCCGTGGCGCTGGCCGCTCGGCCTGACCGCGGCCGGCTGGCTGCTGCTGGCCTGGTGGCTGCTGCTCGGCGCGGTGCGGATCGGCGTGTGGGAGGCGTACACGCTTCCCGCCGCGCTGGTCGCGGCCGTGGTCGGCGTGCTCGCCGCGCGCCGGTGGCCGGCGCTGAGCAGCTGGCGCGCGTACGCGGTCGGCGTCACCGCCGCGCTGCTGCCCAGCCTCGCCGCGGTCCTGCTCGGCGACGCGTCCTGGCAGCGCCGCCTGCTGCTCGGCGCCGGCGCGATCGTCCTGGTGGTGGCCGGCGCGATCCGCCGCCGTCAGTCACCGGTCGTCCTGGGTGGCGGCACGCTCCTGCTGCTGTCCGTGACCGAGGTGGCGCGCGTGTGGGATCTGCTGCCACGCTGGCTCCCGTTCGCCGTGGGCGGCGTCGTGCTGGTCACGCTGGCGATCACTTACGAGCGGCGCCGCCGGGACCTGGCCCGGCTGCGTGCCGCCGTCGGCCGGATGAACTGA
- a CDS encoding haloacid dehalogenase-like hydrolase, whose amino-acid sequence MVPTRLVLWDIDGTLLDAAGYGWRLADRAFRNLYGAPLVHPVPLAGRTDRAIMTDVLHAHGVPAAADDLIAEMESLVPAADDFHTGGGTVLAGAAEAISALAGEPSVVQSVLTGNLGPVARAKLAAVGLGDHLDLAVAAYGRDHAVRADLVTVARKAFTARYPAPAGFGTILIGDTPLDVAAAHAAGAAAIAVATGRYTAAELRAAGAAVVLPDLTDTARLVDAVRSV is encoded by the coding sequence ATGGTGCCGACCCGCCTGGTGCTGTGGGACATCGACGGTACGCTGCTGGACGCCGCGGGATACGGCTGGCGCCTGGCCGACCGCGCGTTCCGGAACCTCTACGGTGCGCCGCTGGTGCACCCGGTCCCGCTGGCCGGCCGTACCGATCGCGCCATCATGACCGACGTGCTGCACGCGCACGGCGTGCCGGCCGCGGCGGACGACCTGATCGCCGAGATGGAGTCGCTGGTGCCGGCGGCCGACGACTTCCACACCGGCGGCGGCACCGTCCTGGCCGGGGCGGCCGAGGCGATCAGCGCGCTCGCGGGCGAACCGTCCGTGGTGCAGTCGGTGCTCACCGGCAACCTGGGGCCGGTCGCGCGGGCCAAGCTCGCCGCCGTCGGCCTCGGCGACCACCTCGACCTGGCCGTCGCGGCCTACGGCCGGGACCATGCGGTCCGGGCGGACCTGGTGACGGTCGCCCGGAAGGCGTTCACCGCCCGCTACCCGGCGCCGGCCGGGTTCGGCACGATCCTGATCGGGGACACGCCGCTCGACGTGGCGGCGGCGCACGCGGCCGGGGCGGCGGCGATCGCGGTCGCGACCGGCCGCTACACCGCCGCCGAGCTGAGGGCCGC